The following is a genomic window from Caldicellulosiruptor danielii.
CTGATTTATGAGGAATTTTGAATTAGGGGCGATTTTTTATGGCTTTTAACTGTGTTTAGTTTTGTGTCAAATTTAGTTTTTCATATCCAATATGATGCGATTTTTCTAATACAACATCTCTCATTTGAAACAACCTCTAAAAATTCAAAAAATATGCCTTAAAAGATATATTGACAATATTACAATATTAGTGTATTATTTAATTAACACACTAATGCACGGGGGAATTATCTTGCTAAAATTTGACCCTAATATTCCGGTGTACTTGCAAATGATGGAGTTTTTAAAAAAGAAGATTGCCAGTGGTAAATTACAGCCGGGTGAAAAGCTTTCTTCTGTTCGGGAGATGGCACAGATGTTTGGTGTTAATCCTAACACAGTTCAAAGGGTGATTCAAGAACTGGAAAGAGAAAATCTTATTTTTACAGAAAGAGGTATTGGAAACTTTGTAACAAAGGATGAGAAGGTTATATCTAAGATGAGAGAAGAAATGGCTGCAAAAATGATAGAGGATTTTATCAGGTCGATGAATGATATTGGTTTTTCAGATAAGGAGATTATTGAACTTATTAAAAAGAAAATTGAGGAAGAGAGGTAGATGCAAAGTGCTTCTTGAGGTCAGAAACGTAACAAAATGGTACGGTTCAAAAAAGAAAATAGCATTGGAAAATGTCAGTTTTTCGTTGGACAAAGGTAAAATTGTGGGGCTGGTAGGCGAAAATGGAGCAGGCAAGACAACTCTTTTAAAGCTCATTGCGGGGTTTGTTCAGCCAAGCATTGGAGAGATTTTAATTGAAGGCAAGAAAGTTGGGCTTTTGACAAGAAAATTTGTTGCTTTTTTGCCTGATACCATCATGTTTGAAAAGTGGATGAGGGTATCTGATGCCATTGAGTTTTTTAAAGATTTTTATGATGATTTTGATATTTCAAAGGCACATAATCTTATAGAAAAGTTAAAAATTAATCCCAAAGAAAAGATTCATCAGTTATCAAGGGGGAATATAGAAAAGTTATCTATTTCTTTGCTTTTCTCAAGGAATACAAAACTATATCTTTTAGATGAACCGCTGGCATATGTTGATCCTGTTTCAAGAGATTTTATCTTTGAGATGATATTGCAGAACATATCCGAAGAAAAAAGTATCATAATTTCAACTAACATAATATCTGAAATTGAACACATATTTGATGAAGTTATATTCCTGAATCACGGGAAAATACTTTATTATGGTTCAACAGAGAAAATAAGAGAACAAGAAGGGCTTTCAATAAACCAGTTTTTTAAAGAGGTGCTCAAAAATGAGAATGCTTAAATTGATAAAATACCAGATAAAAAGTCAAAAATCTTTCTACATTATATTTTTAATTGTTTTAAACATATTTGTGTTTTGTTTCTATCACTATGGGAATGAGATTGGTCCGAAAAACAATTCAGCTGTTGAAAATTTTCTTGGGGGAGTTGCGCTTTCTTATCTTCTTGCAACACTATCACTGCTTATACTTCACATAGTCATGCATTTTAAGCTTCTCTCAAGCGGAAAAAAATATTTGATTTTTGGCTCTTCAAATGCAAGTGCAGAAAGCATCTTTTTTGCAAGAATAGTAAATTATGTTTTGGACTTAATGTTTACCAAAGCTTATCTACTATT
Proteins encoded in this region:
- a CDS encoding GntR family transcriptional regulator; its protein translation is MLKFDPNIPVYLQMMEFLKKKIASGKLQPGEKLSSVREMAQMFGVNPNTVQRVIQELERENLIFTERGIGNFVTKDEKVISKMREEMAAKMIEDFIRSMNDIGFSDKEIIELIKKKIEEER
- a CDS encoding ATP-binding cassette domain-containing protein, with translation MLLEVRNVTKWYGSKKKIALENVSFSLDKGKIVGLVGENGAGKTTLLKLIAGFVQPSIGEILIEGKKVGLLTRKFVAFLPDTIMFEKWMRVSDAIEFFKDFYDDFDISKAHNLIEKLKINPKEKIHQLSRGNIEKLSISLLFSRNTKLYLLDEPLAYVDPVSRDFIFEMILQNISEEKSIIISTNIISEIEHIFDEVIFLNHGKILYYGSTEKIREQEGLSINQFFKEVLKNENA